In a genomic window of Cytobacillus sp. FSL H8-0458:
- a CDS encoding xanthine dehydrogenase family protein molybdopterin-binding subunit has product MNIIGENVIRKEANDKVTGRAKYTADERGDHALHVKMVISKYAHARIVSIDLSKARKVPGVRAIIIGSKDLPLTGEEIRDRPPLAFEKVRCHGEPVALVVADQPIIAQQAAALIDVTYELLPVVHSPSQALKKNAPLLHENLSSYDKLGAAYPVPNSNISHITKIRKGSMEDGWVQSEVIAEESFRFSPSDHAAMETRSASAEIKPDGYVHITTSSQAPFMVKKLLSTYFQLDTGKIIVETPFVGGGYGGKAAVQWEILAFIASRAVGGKKVKLTYSREEDLITAPCHVGLEAKIKLGCTREGILKAAEMIYLFDGGAYSDKAIDVSRAGGADCTGPYHIEHVWCNSLCVYTNHPYGSPYRGFGHSEVLFAFERTMDILARKLQLDPLEFRERNAILPGHTTPTQVPLNTSNLGDLPACIERLKEIVKWDEGAVQVLNKRRVRVKGISCSWKTSTIDTNASSGVLLTFNSDGSINLISGVVEIGTGTKTVLAQILAERMKMNMDQIHVKMEIDTRSTPEHWKTVASRGVFMAGNAVLRAAEDVIRQIKAVASCVLLTATQELDVANGRVFLRDEPETGLDLKDVVYGYTFPNGNTIGGQIIGYGSYTLRRMTYLNPETGEGKPGPEWTVAAHCIEVEYDRRDYTYRLIKAVTVVDVGKVLHPKMARGQVMGAMSMGLAYAGRESFIFDELGRVINPQLRTYRPIHYGENPEYIADFIETQQKDAPYGARGVGEHGLLGMPGALANCLSTASGIDLNQLPLTPEYIWKVKEAKSH; this is encoded by the coding sequence ATGAATATTATCGGAGAAAATGTGATTCGCAAGGAAGCAAACGACAAGGTGACGGGAAGGGCAAAGTATACGGCAGATGAACGTGGAGACCATGCACTTCATGTGAAAATGGTCATCAGCAAGTATGCTCATGCCCGGATTGTTTCCATTGATCTTTCTAAAGCGAGAAAGGTTCCAGGAGTTAGAGCGATTATAATAGGGAGCAAAGATCTGCCTTTAACTGGTGAAGAAATCAGAGACCGTCCGCCACTTGCGTTCGAAAAGGTCCGCTGCCACGGAGAGCCTGTCGCCCTGGTTGTCGCTGATCAGCCCATCATTGCCCAACAGGCTGCCGCTTTAATTGATGTTACGTATGAACTTCTCCCCGTTGTCCATTCTCCTTCCCAAGCCCTGAAAAAGAATGCCCCCCTATTACATGAAAATTTAAGTTCATATGATAAATTAGGTGCTGCGTACCCAGTGCCCAATTCGAATATTTCCCACATAACCAAAATCCGTAAAGGAAGCATGGAAGATGGCTGGGTGCAGAGTGAGGTCATAGCGGAGGAATCCTTCCGGTTTTCTCCTTCTGATCATGCAGCGATGGAGACACGCAGCGCCTCCGCAGAAATCAAGCCGGATGGGTATGTACATATCACGACTTCTTCTCAGGCACCCTTCATGGTCAAGAAATTGTTAAGTACTTACTTTCAGCTGGATACAGGCAAAATAATCGTTGAGACACCCTTTGTCGGCGGCGGATATGGGGGAAAGGCAGCTGTTCAGTGGGAAATTCTTGCCTTTATTGCATCCCGGGCAGTCGGTGGGAAAAAGGTGAAGCTTACCTACTCCAGAGAAGAAGATTTAATAACAGCACCATGTCATGTCGGTCTTGAGGCCAAAATCAAATTAGGATGCACCAGGGAAGGAATTCTAAAAGCGGCAGAGATGATTTATCTTTTCGATGGCGGAGCTTATTCTGATAAAGCCATTGATGTCAGCCGTGCCGGAGGGGCAGACTGCACTGGGCCCTATCATATTGAACATGTGTGGTGCAATTCATTGTGTGTCTATACCAATCATCCGTATGGCAGCCCTTACCGCGGATTTGGCCATTCCGAGGTGCTGTTTGCATTTGAGCGGACAATGGATATTCTTGCACGTAAATTGCAGCTCGATCCTCTCGAATTCAGAGAAAGAAACGCCATATTGCCAGGACATACAACACCGACACAGGTTCCCTTAAATACTAGTAATCTCGGGGATTTGCCGGCATGCATCGAACGCCTGAAGGAGATTGTGAAGTGGGATGAGGGTGCAGTACAGGTACTGAATAAGCGAAGGGTGCGTGTGAAGGGAATATCCTGCAGCTGGAAGACCTCCACCATTGATACGAATGCAAGCTCCGGTGTTCTATTAACCTTTAATTCTGACGGGAGCATTAATCTGATTTCCGGTGTGGTGGAAATCGGAACAGGCACCAAAACTGTCCTGGCGCAGATCCTGGCTGAGCGCATGAAAATGAACATGGATCAAATACATGTGAAAATGGAAATTGATACCCGTTCCACTCCGGAGCATTGGAAAACGGTCGCAAGTCGCGGGGTATTTATGGCTGGGAATGCTGTGTTGCGGGCTGCTGAAGATGTAATACGGCAGATCAAGGCTGTTGCTTCATGTGTTTTGCTTACTGCCACGCAAGAGCTTGATGTGGCTAACGGAAGAGTGTTCCTAAGAGATGAACCTGAGACAGGGCTAGATCTTAAGGACGTCGTTTACGGTTATACTTTCCCGAATGGCAACACGATTGGGGGACAGATTATTGGGTATGGTTCCTACACCTTAAGGAGGATGACCTATCTGAATCCGGAAACCGGTGAGGGGAAGCCAGGTCCTGAGTGGACCGTCGCGGCACACTGTATAGAGGTTGAGTATGATAGACGGGATTATACTTATCGTCTGATAAAAGCGGTTACTGTAGTGGATGTCGGCAAAGTTCTGCATCCTAAAATGGCGAGAGGGCAAGTAATGGGCGCTATGAGCATGGGTCTTGCCTATGCGGGCAGAGAAAGCTTCATCTTTGATGAACTGGGAAGGGTAATCAATCCGCAGCTGCGGACTTACAGGCCAATTCATTATGGGGAAAACCCCGAATATATTGCAGACTTCATTGAAACTCAGCAGAAGGATGCCCCTTATGGAGCAAGGGGTGTTGGTGAACATGGTCTTCTGGGAATGCCCGGTGCGCTTGCTAATTGTTTAAGCACTGCTTCAGGTATAGATTTAAATCAGCTCCCTTTAACTCCGGAATATATCTGGAAAGTAAAGGAGGCGAAATCGCATTGA
- a CDS encoding multicopper oxidase family protein: protein MKEEMGSLETNECLEYKEGVAVKQPGTIQKFADELSIPAVLNPTSQGEDGAYYEVEMKCGKHRFHRDFNETVIYGYEGMYPGPTIETMRGQAVKVKWINNLPLDHFLPVDKTLHDSAGNPEVRTVVHLHGANVAPDSDGHPEDWYIRNNARVFEYPNDQQATTLWYHDHALGVTRLNIYAGLAGFYLIHDEQELCLDLPKGKYDIPLMIQDKTFREDGSLFYPANSVPPSPVNPSVVRAFIGNTMVVNGKVWPYLNVEPRKYRFRMLNASNTNGFTFKLWDKHQKEQPFYQIGTDGGLISKSKLLKKFPLDPAERLDVIIDFSKFAGQTITLRTEELNLQGKPETFKEDVMQFRVGLEADCEDRSAIPKKLRHFQKLDPKKIHPKPKTRRFVMTEDPDGLGRLKLTINHLGFMDAATETPEIDSVEIWEFAHPTFNPDSPLGIPPNITHPIHLHLVQFQILERQDFDVTKFNEKEWIKNGKGIKLGKKHRPDPSEIGWKDTVRVEPGKVTRIIVPFKNYTGEYVWHCHILEHEDHDMMRPLIIMDKDCE, encoded by the coding sequence ATGAAGGAAGAAATGGGGAGTCTTGAAACAAATGAGTGTCTTGAATATAAAGAAGGTGTAGCAGTTAAGCAGCCAGGTACAATCCAAAAATTTGCTGATGAGCTCTCGATCCCAGCGGTACTCAATCCGACGTCACAAGGAGAAGATGGAGCCTATTATGAGGTTGAAATGAAGTGTGGAAAGCACCGGTTTCATAGGGACTTTAATGAAACCGTTATCTACGGCTATGAGGGGATGTATCCTGGCCCTACGATTGAAACAATGAGAGGACAAGCGGTAAAGGTAAAATGGATCAATAATTTGCCATTGGATCACTTTTTGCCAGTAGATAAAACGCTTCACGATTCTGCGGGTAATCCTGAGGTGCGTACGGTCGTGCATCTTCATGGCGCGAATGTAGCACCTGACAGCGATGGTCATCCTGAAGACTGGTATATACGGAACAACGCGAGAGTATTTGAATATCCAAATGACCAGCAGGCAACAACGCTTTGGTATCATGACCACGCTTTGGGAGTAACAAGACTCAATATTTATGCCGGACTGGCAGGCTTCTACCTTATTCACGATGAACAGGAACTATGCCTTGACCTCCCAAAAGGGAAATATGATATACCGCTGATGATACAGGATAAAACCTTTAGGGAAGATGGTTCACTTTTTTATCCTGCAAACTCTGTTCCTCCATCTCCCGTAAATCCATCAGTCGTTCGTGCGTTTATTGGAAATACGATGGTGGTTAACGGAAAGGTATGGCCGTATCTTAACGTAGAGCCCAGAAAATACCGCTTTAGAATGTTAAATGCTTCTAATACAAACGGTTTTACCTTTAAACTCTGGGACAAACACCAAAAAGAGCAGCCCTTCTATCAAATAGGCACGGATGGCGGGCTGATAAGCAAATCAAAGCTCCTGAAAAAATTTCCGCTTGATCCTGCTGAACGATTAGATGTGATCATCGATTTCTCGAAATTTGCTGGTCAAACGATTACGCTTCGAACAGAAGAATTGAATCTTCAAGGGAAGCCTGAAACGTTTAAAGAGGATGTTATGCAGTTCAGAGTGGGCCTTGAGGCTGATTGCGAAGATAGAAGTGCCATTCCAAAGAAGCTGCGCCATTTTCAAAAATTAGACCCTAAAAAGATTCATCCAAAACCAAAAACAAGAAGATTTGTCATGACTGAAGATCCAGATGGACTAGGAAGGCTTAAGCTGACGATCAATCACCTTGGATTTATGGATGCTGCTACAGAAACACCAGAGATTGATAGTGTTGAGATTTGGGAGTTTGCCCATCCTACTTTTAATCCTGATAGTCCTCTTGGCATTCCGCCAAACATTACACATCCCATTCATCTTCATCTTGTCCAATTCCAAATACTCGAACGCCAGGATTTTGACGTAACGAAATTTAATGAAAAAGAATGGATTAAAAATGGAAAAGGTATAAAACTTGGAAAAAAACATCGTCCGGACCCCAGTGAAATAGGATGGAAGGATACGGTAAGAGTTGAGCCTGGTAAAGTAACGAGAATTATAGTTCCCTTTAAAAACTATACAGGAGAATATGTATGGCACTGCCACATTCTTGAACATGAGGATCATGACATGATGAGACCGCTGATTATTATGGACAAGGATTGTGAGTAG
- a CDS encoding DUF1259 domain-containing protein: MNGYQTLCHQYAHILKGKMKLENGVCSVEIKRKLDVAIQGRPSKGELGAALSFESLDHQGNALNLGETVLLEEEIPLFTQMLVKNGVIISALHNHWLFAKPHILYIHFQSVEPPLAFAQKAAEAFHAIKMYG; encoded by the coding sequence GTGAACGGATACCAGACTTTATGCCATCAATACGCCCATATATTAAAGGGAAAAATGAAGCTTGAAAATGGAGTATGCTCTGTGGAGATAAAACGGAAGCTGGACGTTGCCATTCAGGGACGGCCAAGCAAAGGGGAATTGGGGGCCGCGCTTTCGTTTGAGTCTTTGGACCATCAAGGAAATGCACTTAACCTTGGTGAAACAGTTCTTCTGGAAGAGGAAATTCCTCTTTTTACACAGATGTTAGTCAAAAACGGAGTGATCATCAGTGCCCTGCACAACCACTGGCTGTTCGCAAAGCCCCACATCCTTTACATTCACTTTCAATCAGTTGAGCCTCCTTTAGCTTTCGCGCAAAAAGCAGCGGAAGCCTTTCATGCCATTAAGATGTATGGATAG
- a CDS encoding acetoacetate decarboxylase family protein, translating into MKKNIYEILPEYAPLYPSLPYVYKDYEKISIYAKGKKEILKSFLPAEFELTGDIFEVFVLKNNEVEGLDPYSEGGLIIPCQYKNQKGAVMAFEYVDSDDALCAGREIWGYPKKLGKVTFEKSSTSITGKVYRKGKEIINVTLVKENMDVEVPVLFPRLQVKRMPGVENGEIDLNLVVQNEFHQVFTRDEWFGRASLRWEESAQDPLSLLGPIEVLGGKYVRGGFTLDYGKIIDRLPLTKAALSSKGGV; encoded by the coding sequence ATGAAAAAGAATATTTATGAAATTTTACCGGAATATGCACCTCTTTATCCAAGTCTGCCTTATGTCTACAAGGACTATGAAAAAATTAGCATTTATGCAAAAGGAAAGAAGGAAATCCTAAAATCGTTTTTGCCAGCAGAGTTTGAATTAACTGGAGATATTTTTGAAGTTTTTGTTTTGAAGAATAATGAAGTTGAAGGATTGGATCCCTATTCTGAAGGGGGACTCATAATACCATGCCAATATAAGAATCAAAAAGGCGCTGTTATGGCTTTTGAATATGTGGATTCAGATGATGCCTTATGTGCAGGAAGAGAAATTTGGGGCTATCCCAAAAAGCTTGGAAAGGTTACATTTGAGAAAAGCAGCACCTCAATTACAGGGAAAGTTTACAGAAAAGGAAAAGAAATCATTAACGTAACACTAGTTAAAGAGAATATGGATGTTGAAGTACCAGTTCTGTTTCCAAGACTTCAGGTTAAAAGAATGCCGGGAGTTGAAAATGGGGAAATTGATCTGAATTTAGTAGTTCAAAACGAATTCCATCAAGTTTTTACAAGAGATGAGTGGTTTGGAAGAGCTTCATTGCGATGGGAAGAATCCGCTCAGGATCCATTATCGCTTCTCGGACCAATAGAAGTTCTTGGAGGAAAGTATGTGAGAGGAGGGTTTACACTAGATTATGGGAAGATCATTGATAGGCTGCCATTGACGAAAGCTGCACTTTCATCAAAAGGAGGCGTTTGA
- a CDS encoding acetoacetate decarboxylase family protein gives MNNAPLHAPLYPSPFVPYECLGQKSLAVYFRPNRKILEEWVRTTPYKLEEEIAAVVATDFSSCDKLGFMDFSIIVPVSYEGKKGGWYVFEYENNDAAIAAGRELWGYPKKYASITLEEQGDRIIGKAQRKDGLMIEIAGEWEEEHDLGEITLTPHFNIRTIPNPDKPGVWKHQLIERNTAPDFKLLRSKTMKGSIKIEGPTENPVHLIDTGDVLGACFTEGDFFATEKNGWGKVIKEW, from the coding sequence TTGAATAACGCACCCTTACACGCACCATTGTATCCCTCGCCGTTTGTACCTTATGAATGCTTGGGGCAGAAATCATTGGCTGTTTATTTTCGTCCAAATCGTAAAATACTCGAAGAATGGGTAAGAACTACTCCATACAAATTAGAAGAGGAAATTGCTGCAGTCGTAGCCACTGATTTTTCAAGTTGCGATAAACTGGGTTTTATGGACTTCTCTATTATTGTTCCAGTATCGTACGAAGGGAAAAAAGGGGGATGGTATGTGTTTGAATACGAAAACAATGATGCTGCCATCGCTGCAGGAAGAGAGCTTTGGGGTTATCCCAAAAAGTATGCATCAATCACCTTAGAAGAACAAGGTGATCGGATTATTGGCAAAGCCCAGAGAAAAGACGGATTAATGATTGAGATTGCAGGTGAATGGGAAGAAGAGCATGATCTTGGAGAGATCACTCTCACACCTCACTTTAACATTAGGACAATTCCAAATCCGGATAAACCAGGCGTATGGAAGCATCAGCTTATAGAAAGAAACACAGCCCCAGACTTTAAATTACTCAGGAGCAAAACGATGAAAGGTTCAATAAAAATTGAAGGACCAACTGAAAATCCGGTGCACCTAATAGACACTGGTGATGTTTTAGGTGCTTGCTTTACTGAAGGAGACTTTTTTGCAACAGAGAAAAACGGGTGGGGTAAAGTAATAAAGGAATGGTGA
- a CDS encoding FAD binding domain-containing protein, with amino-acid sequence MIPFDFEYYRPAALKEATNLYKELLESGKEPVIFAGGTEIITLGRLNEMKTGAVIDIKGIPECNTFGFKGDHLFTGASLRLTEIEEINLFPLLSKTVSEIADRTARNKITAGGNICGQTFYREAVLPFLLTDSEMMIAHSKGIRNVPIHDIFKGRLLLKPGEFLVGMKTHKKYLHVPFESIKRRRQWDTGYPLLTAAAVKAEGRIRIAISGLADFPFRAFQIEEALGSRGTGVEERVAEAIRTVNMQVLDDSEGSSEYRLFVLRNILLDIADKLGGEHFGGY; translated from the coding sequence TTGATTCCTTTTGATTTTGAGTATTATAGACCAGCAGCCTTAAAAGAAGCGACCAATTTATATAAGGAGCTGCTGGAGTCCGGGAAGGAACCTGTCATTTTTGCAGGAGGAACGGAAATCATTACACTTGGCCGGCTAAATGAGATGAAGACAGGGGCCGTTATTGATATTAAAGGTATTCCTGAGTGCAATACTTTCGGTTTTAAAGGAGATCATTTGTTTACAGGTGCCTCCCTCCGATTAACCGAAATAGAGGAAATCAATCTCTTCCCGCTCTTAAGCAAAACAGTGAGTGAAATAGCTGACCGGACAGCGAGAAATAAAATAACGGCAGGAGGAAATATCTGCGGGCAGACATTTTACCGTGAAGCCGTATTGCCATTTCTTTTAACCGACAGTGAAATGATGATAGCACATAGTAAAGGCATTCGAAACGTTCCGATACATGATATTTTTAAAGGCCGTCTTTTGTTAAAGCCCGGAGAATTCCTTGTGGGAATGAAAACACATAAAAAGTATCTACATGTCCCGTTTGAAAGCATTAAAAGGAGGCGCCAGTGGGATACGGGCTATCCGCTGCTTACCGCAGCTGCTGTCAAGGCTGAAGGCAGGATCCGAATCGCGATCAGCGGCCTGGCTGATTTTCCTTTCCGAGCTTTCCAAATAGAAGAAGCTCTAGGGAGCAGGGGAACTGGTGTGGAAGAAAGAGTGGCCGAAGCCATCCGTACTGTTAATATGCAGGTTCTGGATGACTCCGAAGGTTCTTCTGAATACCGGTTATTTGTTCTGAGGAACATCCTGTTGGATATAGCTGACAAATTAGGAGGAGAGCACTTTGGAGGATACTAG
- a CDS encoding sodium/proline symporter, giving the protein MIAVFIGYLILVFFVGFAAQRFISKSEEGYYLGDRNFGPVATAISAGASDTSGWIFIGAAGYSYVAGISTMWMLPGFIAGYLLNWFVVAPRFRRSGKELGALSLPDYFSKRFHDPKNSLKILAAAIIAIFFIAYMASQLTAAGKALNAIIEFDYNWGLVLSAAFVIGYSIFGGYRSVVWTDVTQGLIMMAVLVIFPLYMILFQLGGFREFFTTLEMIDPVLLSAGGGTSGAVGFGVILGLIGFGLGEPGQPHIIQRFLSAKDDQTIRQGSVIAMVWVIIVMTGSNLLGLIGRILVPVIDDPEYIFPQVTMDIMHPIIAGIVIGAIFAAIQSTFSSQLMVATQSIASDLLKSITKKEYTSKQNVTISRITMILLGVLSTGLALMNLKAVFDLVLYAWAGLAASFGPLLIFSLYSNKVTRQGAFWGMITGSVVTIVWINASLSSYIYEIIPGMLSAAIVIYFVSKATAEKETQLKNVHDLKEDIT; this is encoded by the coding sequence ATGATTGCTGTATTCATTGGATACTTGATTCTTGTATTTTTTGTAGGATTTGCAGCACAGCGTTTCATCTCTAAAAGTGAGGAAGGCTATTACTTGGGAGACCGTAACTTTGGACCAGTGGCAACTGCAATATCCGCTGGGGCCTCAGATACAAGCGGATGGATTTTTATTGGAGCTGCCGGGTATTCCTATGTTGCCGGAATCTCTACAATGTGGATGCTCCCTGGTTTTATTGCTGGATATCTATTAAATTGGTTTGTAGTAGCTCCACGCTTTCGGCGTTCGGGAAAAGAATTGGGTGCATTGAGTTTGCCAGATTATTTTAGTAAGCGTTTTCATGATCCGAAGAACTCATTGAAGATATTAGCAGCAGCTATTATTGCTATTTTCTTTATCGCGTATATGGCTTCACAATTGACTGCAGCCGGCAAGGCTTTAAATGCCATAATTGAATTTGATTATAACTGGGGATTAGTGCTGTCTGCAGCGTTTGTAATCGGCTATTCAATATTTGGGGGTTACCGTTCTGTCGTCTGGACTGACGTAACCCAAGGTCTGATTATGATGGCGGTCCTTGTTATATTCCCTCTTTATATGATTCTTTTTCAGCTGGGCGGTTTCAGAGAGTTTTTCACGACATTGGAAATGATCGATCCTGTTCTATTATCAGCAGGCGGGGGAACAAGTGGTGCTGTAGGGTTCGGTGTAATCCTTGGCTTGATAGGGTTTGGATTAGGGGAACCAGGGCAGCCGCATATCATTCAGCGTTTTTTATCCGCTAAAGATGATCAAACGATTCGACAAGGTTCTGTTATTGCCATGGTTTGGGTCATTATTGTTATGACCGGCTCCAATTTGCTGGGATTAATAGGGAGAATCCTTGTTCCAGTAATAGATGATCCAGAGTATATTTTTCCCCAAGTCACTATGGATATCATGCACCCGATCATAGCAGGAATTGTAATTGGAGCTATTTTTGCAGCTATCCAATCCACTTTTTCATCACAATTAATGGTTGCTACACAGTCAATTGCAAGTGATTTGTTAAAGTCTATTACTAAAAAAGAATATACGTCAAAACAAAATGTGACCATCAGCCGCATAACTATGATTTTGTTGGGAGTATTATCAACCGGACTTGCTTTAATGAACCTAAAAGCCGTTTTCGATCTTGTATTATATGCATGGGCAGGGCTTGCAGCCAGTTTTGGCCCATTATTAATTTTCAGCTTGTATTCAAATAAGGTAACACGGCAGGGCGCGTTTTGGGGAATGATTACTGGTTCTGTTGTAACTATCGTTTGGATCAACGCATCTTTATCCAGCTATATTTATGAAATTATTCCTGGAATGCTGTCTGCCGCTATTGTAATTTATTTCGTAAGCAAAGCAACAGCAGAGAAAGAGACGCAGCTAAAAAATGTCCATGATCTGAAGGAGGATATTACTTGA
- a CDS encoding sigma-54 interaction domain-containing protein encodes MTIDQWKTDILEKIRVGIMAIDSNYNIIFVNKGASAIGLSALSVTGLSIFEVFPNLKESESTFCKVIQTGKSVIDRIQTFVTSKGERRTALTSTFPIIQDGEIVGAYELFEDVSAVTRLADELETLRSEKGIAKRKQPTKVIETMDTNIIGLSKAMRDVKHAIPKLAGTSSPLLLYGETGTGKEVVVNAIATDSGCSLISQNCAAIPENLLESILFGTTKGSFTGAEDRKGLFEQADGGILFLDEINSLPLTLQAKLLRVVQEKKVRRLGDTKEISINVRLIAATNVHPSSLLESGKMRSDLYYRLHVMYLELPPLRNRKVDILPLTMHFISYFNEELSKNIQGIEDEAMVTLQNHNWPGNVRELRNWIERAMNHANDSMITKKDLQPHTYLAIETQSENFQLSLGLSLREQLKRVEESMIKQELELTHGNVSKAARRLELPQQTMSRKIKEYDLQSYVYELKLLNTQN; translated from the coding sequence ATGACTATAGACCAATGGAAGACGGATATTCTTGAAAAAATTCGTGTAGGAATTATGGCGATTGATAGTAACTATAACATTATTTTTGTTAATAAAGGTGCTTCTGCAATTGGGCTTAGTGCCTTGTCTGTAACAGGTTTATCAATTTTTGAAGTTTTCCCGAATTTAAAAGAGAGTGAGAGTACATTTTGTAAAGTAATTCAGACAGGAAAATCTGTAATAGACAGAATTCAAACCTTCGTAACAAGTAAGGGCGAACGGCGGACAGCTTTGACATCAACATTTCCAATCATTCAGGATGGGGAAATTGTGGGGGCTTATGAGTTGTTTGAAGATGTTTCAGCTGTTACACGACTTGCTGATGAGCTGGAAACGTTACGAAGTGAAAAGGGAATTGCCAAGAGGAAACAGCCAACGAAAGTAATAGAAACAATGGACACTAATATAATTGGATTGTCTAAAGCGATGAGAGATGTCAAACATGCGATCCCTAAGCTGGCTGGAACTTCTTCACCATTATTATTATATGGAGAAACCGGAACAGGGAAGGAAGTTGTTGTCAATGCGATTGCCACTGATAGCGGGTGCAGCTTAATTAGCCAAAACTGTGCGGCTATACCGGAGAATCTCTTGGAATCTATTTTATTTGGTACAACTAAAGGAAGTTTTACAGGTGCAGAAGATCGCAAAGGTCTTTTTGAACAAGCGGATGGTGGAATTCTATTTCTAGATGAAATCAATTCCCTTCCGCTTACTCTTCAGGCCAAACTGCTGCGGGTTGTTCAAGAGAAGAAGGTTCGGCGGTTAGGCGATACGAAAGAGATCTCAATTAACGTTAGATTAATAGCAGCGACAAATGTTCATCCTTCTTCTTTATTAGAGTCCGGAAAAATGCGCAGTGATTTGTACTATCGTCTGCATGTTATGTATCTTGAGCTTCCGCCTCTTAGAAACAGAAAAGTAGATATCCTGCCTTTGACCATGCATTTTATTTCTTACTTCAATGAGGAACTATCCAAGAATATTCAAGGTATTGAAGACGAAGCAATGGTCACTTTACAAAATCATAATTGGCCTGGAAATGTAAGGGAATTACGGAATTGGATTGAACGGGCTATGAATCACGCTAATGATTCAATGATAACTAAAAAAGATTTGCAGCCTCACACCTATTTGGCAATTGAGACCCAGTCAGAGAACTTCCAGCTTTCACTGGGTCTTTCTCTCAGAGAACAGTTGAAAAGAGTGGAAGAGAGTATGATTAAACAAGAGCTTGAACTTACTCATGGAAATGTTTCAAAAGCGGCGAGGCGATTAGAGCTTCCTCAGCAGACAATGAGCAGAAAAATTAAGGAGTATGACTTACAAAGTTATGTTTATGAGTTGAAGTTATTAAATACCCAAAATTGA
- a CDS encoding YciI family protein — protein MQFIIMAYDGTDEKALERRLQAREEHLRGVEKRCKEGEHLYASAILDNEEKMIGSMMVVEYPSREELDLWLKEEPYVTGKVWENIEVRPCRVPPIFMQLHSK, from the coding sequence ATGCAATTTATTATTATGGCTTATGATGGCACTGATGAGAAGGCCTTGGAAAGAAGATTACAGGCAAGGGAAGAACACTTAAGAGGTGTAGAGAAGAGATGTAAAGAAGGAGAGCATTTATATGCTTCAGCGATACTTGATAATGAAGAAAAAATGATTGGCTCCATGATGGTTGTGGAGTATCCATCAAGAGAGGAACTGGACCTATGGCTTAAAGAAGAACCTTATGTAACCGGAAAGGTATGGGAAAATATTGAGGTTCGCCCTTGTAGGGTGCCACCCATTTTTATGCAACTACATTCGAAATGA
- a CDS encoding (2Fe-2S)-binding protein → MEDTSSLHTNALLSVNGEEKRVYFRNAELLLGVLRNTLGLTGAKPGCLNGDCGACTVNIDGIAQKSCLVLAIETIGKDITTIEGIQEPIQGAFIEHFAFQCGYCTPGFIMNCHSLLLNRTNPSDEEITEWLESNICRCTGYQEIKEAVKAAIEISRNNI, encoded by the coding sequence TTGGAGGATACTAGCTCCTTGCATACGAACGCTCTATTGTCTGTAAATGGGGAAGAAAAAAGAGTTTACTTTCGAAATGCAGAACTTCTATTAGGGGTGCTGCGCAATACTCTTGGATTGACAGGTGCAAAACCAGGCTGCCTAAATGGAGACTGCGGTGCATGTACGGTCAATATAGACGGAATAGCCCAGAAGTCATGTCTGGTTCTGGCCATTGAAACAATCGGCAAAGACATTACCACTATTGAAGGGATTCAGGAACCAATCCAGGGAGCCTTTATTGAACACTTCGCCTTTCAATGCGGATACTGCACTCCCGGCTTCATCATGAACTGCCATTCCCTATTGCTGAATCGCACCAATCCCTCTGATGAAGAAATAACCGAATGGCTGGAGTCGAATATTTGCAGGTGTACAGGATATCAGGAAATAAAGGAAGCTGTTAAAGCAGCGATAGAGATTTCCAGAAATAATATCTAA